A stretch of the Plodia interpunctella isolate USDA-ARS_2022_Savannah chromosome Z, ilPloInte3.2, whole genome shotgun sequence genome encodes the following:
- the Cdc42 gene encoding cdc42 homolog, producing the protein MQTIKCVVVGDGAVGKTCLLISYTTNKFPSEYVPTVFDNYAVTVMIGGEPYTLGLFDTAGQEDYDRLRPLSYPQTDVFLVCFSVVTPSSFENVKEKWVPEITHHQQKTPFLLVGTQIDLRDDPTTLEKLAKIKQKPVSLEQGEKLAKELKAVKYVECSALTQKGLKNVFDEAILAALEPPEPVKKRKCTIL; encoded by the exons ATGCAGACGATCAAGTGTGTAGTTGTTGGTGATGGAGCTGTTGGTAAAACTTGCTTGCTCATCAGCTACACTACAAACAAATTTCCCTCGGAATATGTACCTACCGTCTTTGATAACTATGCTGTCACAGTGATGATTGGAGGGGAACCTTACACTTTGGGTCTTTTTGATACTGCAG GTCAGGAAGATTATGATAGACTCAGGCCCTTAAGTTATCCTCAAACGGATGTTTTCCTTGTGTGCTTCAGTGTAGTGACACCCAGttcatttgaaaatgttaaggaaaag TGGGTACCGGAAATTACTCATCATCAGCAAAAGACTCCATTCCTCTTGGTGGGTACGCAGATAGACCTGCGGGACGATCCGACAACATTGGAGAAATTAgcgaaaattaaacaaaagcCAGTGTCGCTGGAGCAGGGCGAGAAACTGGCGAAGGAACTGAAGGCTGTCAAATACGTCGAATGTTCAGCTCTTACAcag aaAGGATTGAAGAATGTTTTCGATGAGGCTATATTGGCGGCATTGGAGCCTCCAGAGCCAGTCAAGAAAAGGAAATGCACCATTTTGTAA
- the Prx6a gene encoding peroxiredoxin-6 encodes MFMLGEAFPNFTANTTDGEIDFYQWLGESWGILFSHPSDFTPVCTTELSRVLKLLPEFQKRNVQVIGLSCDSVSSHIEWCKDIKSYAGVNEDDKFPYPIIEDRDRNIAMKLGMVDKDELDKSGMPLTARAVFIIDSNKKFRLSLLYPATTGRNFDEILRVIDSLQLTDKAKVATPVDWKIGDDCMVLPTIPEDQVPKIFPQGVTVVPLPSGKNYLRKTPCPKI; translated from the exons ATGTTCATGCTTGGAGAAGCTTTTCCTAATTTCACAGCCAATACTACTGATGGGGAAATAGACTTCTATCAATGGCTTGGAGAATC ttggggcattttattttctcaccCATCAGACTTTACCCCTGTATGCACTACAGAGCTTTCTCGAGTACTTAAGTTATTGCCAGAGTTTCAAAAGCGTAATGTTCAAGTAATTGGACTTTCTTGTGATTCTGTGTCATCACATATTGAGTGGTGCAAAGATATCAAATCATATGCAG GTGTAAATGAGGATGACAAGTTTCCATACCCTATCATTGAGGATAGGGATCGCAACATCGCCATGAAGTTGGGAATGGTGGACAAAGATGAGCTGGACAAGTCAGGGATGCCTCTCACTGCTCGAGCTGTTTTTATCATCGACTCTAACAAGAAGTTCAGGCTTTCATTACTTTATCCTGCTACTACTGGAAGGAACTTTGA tgaaATTTTGCGCGTGATTGATTCCCTGCAGTTGACTGACAAAGCGAAGGTCGCTACCCCTGTTGACTGGAAG ataGGGGATGACTGCATGGTGTTGCCTACGATCCCTGAAGACCAAGTTCCGAAGATCTTCCCTCAAGGCGTCACCGTAGTTCCCTTGCCGTCTGGCAAAAACTATCTCAGGAAAACACCGTGCCCCAAAATATAA